DNA sequence from the Plodia interpunctella isolate USDA-ARS_2022_Savannah chromosome 19, ilPloInte3.2, whole genome shotgun sequence genome:
AAGGTTTCGTCACATGCAGCGCGTTCAACGTCCATCTGAAGAGGCACAAAGGGCAGAGAGACTACCAGTGTGAATGTGGCAAAACCTTCTACACGTCCTCAGCTTTGAAGCAACACAAAGTTGTTCACACCGGCGAGAAAAAATACCAATGCAAAATTTGTGAAAGGAAATTTTCTCAGACCAGCCATTTGAGTCGGCATTTCAAAAGGGATCACATGAAACCGAACGTGCCAGTGCCCTCGTCGGATTACTTCAAACATGTCATAAGGGAAGGCGAAGAAAGTGTGTTCAATTTGTTGGACAGTTCGATTCAGAAGATTCGGAATGATTCCGATGTTAAATGTGAGAATTCTTAGTGTTTTTGTTCGATTTTTGGTATTGTGTTTGATTGCAATATCATTTTGAGTGTTCCCTCTCTAATGCTCGAGTGATCCTGGTTGCATTTGTAGCTATGACGCCGCAATGCCCGGggtgtatttttaaactttttttattttgaatgttgGGCTGTAATTTTAGCTTGACTGAAGGATTTATCAGCCGACAAGACGGTTTATCCCTTGTATACCTCGTACGTCATCCACGGTAAAatatagagtggtcctattttagggcgagAACCATAGACGTGGATTTAGAACTAAAATGCATCTGTAATTTTCAAGTCAAACGTTGGTACAGTGGCGCCATCAATTATTCGAAATCAAAAATCTGCTTAGctactatgtatttatttcaaattagatactatgtttattatgtttttgcgAGAAGCTCAAAAACTAATTCTGAGAAAAGAATATTGATTCTAAATatcgaataaatgattttacatCGAGAACTCGAAGATTTAGGGATTATGcttgtttttcttatttatttaatttattcgctTATTTATTACTTCCTCTACTAacatattcataattattaagccataatttatttatttaaaatgcctAACTTAAGTTTTATTCCCATCGTGTGcaactattttaattattaggtCTACATGGTTGTGAGAAATAAGTCAGAAATGTTGTCATCGTCGTGAATACTGTTTCTTAAATTGAGACCCACAGTTAGGATAAATTGTAACTATTTAGAGCCAAgtattttatacctatttatataggATGTTGAAATTTAAGATCAAATAGGTTTATGTACAGttctcattattttaataatattgaatcacaattagaaagaaattatatttttatgtgtaagtTACCATCTTGTCAGaacaacatttttgtaatatatagctgtatgagaaaaaaatatatgtattatagatttgtattatgtttttcttttaccaTTTCCTTAGACAGTggacagagaaagctataAGACCCCGTCAAATCTTCCATTTATCTCGTACAAGAAATAAATGCGCGTatatcatggatttaataagtacgtcgtgcatagtacctactaatttcagGGCGTATTAGAAGAAACCAGACATAGCGCTAGCTTTGTCTGTCTATGGTCGCGTTTGAACTttatctttgtttattttttcaaatccgattctattacattttttttctggtATCAAATTTCGATATTTACCGGTTTTTGGGCAACATATACAGCGTTGGTGCGTTTTGTtcataattaacaaaatccAATTctaccattaaaaaaatctaaataacttGTAACggtcaaatattatttttccgtTCCTCAATAATCTTGCGTACCTAGGTACATTacggattttaatttttacattgtaatttaggtacctacctaaaataaaagatgTACTTTGTCATTATCAAAACGCTGAAATTCTTGTGTTGTGAATGCTTGTCAAAGTGAGTGAGCGAAAGTTTTTTTGTCTGTACGTGTGTGTGACGAGTCGACTGATCGTGAAATTAGCGTTTATGTTCTagttctaattatttttatttctcttaattttaatttgttcgCCTAATGTCTTAGCTGCCGTAGTTTTAGGATGACCATGGAAAGGAggataaaattgaaaacactAAATAGCCACATTACATGCAAGATCTGCCGTGGATACTTCATTGACGCTACCACAGTAACTGAGTGCCTGCATACATGTTAGTACTGTTATGTTTATCTTGATTTGTTTTTCACGAAACAATGCTCTtatctttttgttttgtgtgatTAATTTTTCctgataatatttaaagtttgttGAAAACATTGACATctgtttacatttaatatgttAACAAATTGTGTAAGATATtccaaaatattcatataaataatgtgatttCATTCCAAATGCTTTAAAATTGGGTAAATACCACGTTACAAGTTGTGTAAATAACTGAATAGAATCGTATTACCactataaattgttttaactgTAATTTATAACCTCAAAACTTGGTTTTCTATTTCAGTTTGTAAAAGTTGCCTAGTGAAACATTTAGAGGAGAACAACACATGCCCAACATGCAATATAGTGATCCACCAGTCCCATCCTCTCCAGTACATCAGTTTCGATCGGACTATGCAGGATATTGTCTACAAACTAGTTCCAGACCTTCAGGACAGTGAGTATGACTATTGACACTAAATTTTCTGAAAGTTGAAAGTGAAATCGTTCACTATTATCAATTATGTGGAccttaaacatataaaacaattaaatgtgTTGTGAGCGAGTAATTGACTTCATACTACATTTAGCCCTCcattaattagtaaataaatttcaaaagtatttaataactaatttgaattttgtgcTTTGCATCATTGGGCACTGAGAGTCAATTGCAACAGCTATCAGAACTGTTGTTGCTTCCACATACACTGAAGCTAATGTAGacttttagttttattgtgttGTATTTTGCAATCAAATGATGTTTTAGTTAccttgaataaattattttcttaattactaggatatatttttggtttttgtatacttttatcCTTCAATTTCTATACATTAATAATGACCCTGACAATGAAAATAGTCAATACTATGAatgagtacctacttatgccatggctcaatattttattaccattcTTAATATAAGTTATTATAGTAGTAGAAATAATTATGGATCCTGGAAAACAATCTAATGGGTTAATCAAATACAACATAAATTCTAGATGAACTGAAGCGCGAACGGGATTTCTACCGGGCACGGAACCTGCCATGTCCCAAAGATGCTGCCCTAGCCAATGACAAGCCCGGTGGGGGCGACGAACCTGACCAGCCTGACAACACAGACTGTCATAGGAAGGATGAACAGGTACATCAATTGTCTCATTGGCTTAGGATACAGCAGGGCTTTgggatatatatttattgaataatatacaCAGCTGATGCATCTACATCACGGGCATAAAGCTCTAGAGGTATATAAGTAAACGTAAGAGTATTCTTGTACACCTCTATAACTGGAAGCCTAGCCTAGCCTTGAAGATATGTCCCTATCAGACATTGAACAATGTTCTATAGTCAATTCACAATGTGTCACTTAactgatattaattaataacacctagggtactttttatcccgaaattcccacgggagcgaatccccgggacgcagctagtactaTTTATAGgtcttttgaaaattttaagtgaaaaaaaaatacatatgttaAGTTTCATTTCGGAATAATTGCTTTGacatttgtgtaaaatttttagGTCAATGTGTGTCTGGAGTGCATATCGACATCGCTGCGTACACTGAAACGCAGCTTTATCCGGTGCTCGGCGCAGGCCACTATAACACACCTTAAGAAGTTTGTAgctaaaaaagtattaaatggAATGGAGAAATATAGAGAAGTGAGTTCCTTTCCTTTTTGCCTTCTTAGAAAGATTACTGAGTAAATACAGGCTTTTATTtggtacatatatacatagcCTTTGCATACATAGCCTTTGCAACTGATagataacaatagcattctcaattATGGACGTCAGGTATATATGATAGATATGGAATTACGGACGTGAGAATTAAgaatattgttgaaaaattctaatattaaCATCACCAGGCATACTTTGGCAAATAATGACGCATCCACACATGCAGTCTTcaggacatatttttttctgtaaagcCATGTTGCACAAgtcaacaaaaatatcacgcttttcttttattattgttcatTTGTGCTTCTTCTGCACTATGAAAGTCAATACactttatataaaactcttgtgTTACTGAGTTACTGACATACTGACAGACAATGCACAACCGAAAGTACTGGGCATAGAAAACTGAAATTTgatgtgtaggttcctaggacaatgtaggggagcactaagaagggatttcctgaaatttccaTGGGAAACGGTTTTTTACTCATATACAAATGTGGGCAAACCTAGTAAGTtatatatatcatcctaatttaaataatgtgtttagttttgtaatatatcATGTTAGAAAATGATTGACCAAATACGATATAAGACTTGAATCACATAATATCGTACCAGATTGACATCCT
Encoded proteins:
- the l(3)73Ah gene encoding polycomb group RING finger protein 3, whose translation is MTMERRIKLKTLNSHITCKICRGYFIDATTVTECLHTFCKSCLVKHLEENNTCPTCNIVIHQSHPLQYISFDRTMQDIVYKLVPDLQDNELKRERDFYRARNLPCPKDAALANDKPGGGDEPDQPDNTDCHRKDEQVNVCLECISTSLRTLKRSFIRCSAQATITHLKKFVAKKVLNGMEKYREIDILCNDELLGKDHTLKFVYVTRWRFRDPPLRLQYRPKIDL